One Vigna unguiculata cultivar IT97K-499-35 chromosome 11, ASM411807v1, whole genome shotgun sequence DNA window includes the following coding sequences:
- the LOC114170196 gene encoding probable CCR4-associated factor 1 homolog 9 yields MTELIHNMIEFFPFIYMDTKFPGVIFQSDLALRQPQNNYAVMKANVDCMHLIQVGLTLSDCHDNLPTFGTSNHFIWEFNFCEFDITRHPHAPSSIALLQRQGMDFHKNRNFGVSIVRFTELMMLSGLLCNSHIHWINFHGAYDFAYMIKVLGHRFLHMQPLLPPNLGDFLQLVKLFFGQEVYDIKYLVRFCPNLYGSLDIVSELLGLDNSVRKSHHAGSDSVVTLHVFNEINRLYFHTQNDLEKHGGIVYGIEMS; encoded by the coding sequence ATGACTGAGTTGATTCATAATATGATTGAGTTCTTTCCTTTCATCTATATGGATACAAAATTTCCTGGTGTCATCTTTCAGTCGGATCTAGCACTCCGACAACCACAAAATAACTACGCAGTGATGAAAGCCAACGTGGACTGTATGCACCTCATCCAAGTCGGGTTGACCCTTTCGGACTGCCACGACAACCTTCCAACCTTTGGAACTTCCAACCATTTCATTTGGGAATTCAACTTTTGTGAGTTTGATATCACGCGCCATCCTCATGCTCCTTCTTCAATCGCCCTCCTACAGCGTCAAGGCATGGATTTTCATAAAAATCGAAACTTTGGAGTTAGCATTGTGCGATTCACTGAGCTCATGATGCTCTCAGGACTCCTCTGCAATAGTCATATTCACTGGATTAATTTTCATGGTGCTTATGATTTTGCCTACATGATTAAAGTATTGGGCCATCGTTTTCTGCACATGCAACCACTTCTACCTCCTAACTTGGGTGACTTTCTGCAACTcgttaaattattctttggaCAAGAAGTATACGATATTAAATATCTCGTTAGGTTTTGTCCCAACCTTTATGGCAGTTTAGACATAGTTAGTGAGTTGCTAGGTTTGGATAATAGTGTTAGAAAAAGCCATCATGCAGGGTCTGATAGTGTGGTCACTTTACATGTTTTTAATGAGATTAatagattatattttcataCTCAAAATGACTTGGAAAAACATGGAGGAATTGTATACGGTATAGAGATGTCATAA